One window of the Bradyrhizobium sp. NP1 genome contains the following:
- a CDS encoding caspase family protein, translating into MKTRLALLLTLIFAITPTIPSQAAGDRYALVIGNAKYPDADTPLKEPINDARDVADELKRDGFTVEIGENLTGDGMRRAFDRLYGKIKPGSVALIFFSGFGVQSSRQSYLIPVDAQIWTEADVRRDGFSLEAVLGEINNRGAGVKIALIDASRRNPFERRFRSFSAGLAPVIAPNGTLVMYSAALSSVISDNGGDHSLFVQELLKEIRVPDLMAEETLNRTRVGVTRASRSEQVPWISSSLAEDFSFIPGSGGSRPGPTVASNSPQADPPRPPAPPQPPALPPQTAATPAKPPADAAPSKPPADVTQPKPQVEAAVPPVQPPPSNSGNAPTPPASAPALADDPTIKSLTAKISENPDDVSALYRRGQVYASKGAYTLAMKDFDDTLRINPRDVEALNNRCWVRTVTGDLQAALKDCNEALRLRPNFVDALDSRGLVNLKAGMTKNAITDFDAALKINPRLTSSLYGRGLAKQRNGSVSEGNLDIANAKAMDPNIVQEFESYGVR; encoded by the coding sequence ATGAAAACTCGCCTTGCACTGCTCCTTACGCTGATTTTCGCGATTACCCCGACCATCCCGTCCCAGGCAGCCGGGGACCGCTATGCGCTCGTCATCGGCAATGCAAAATATCCCGACGCGGACACCCCGTTGAAGGAGCCGATCAACGACGCCCGCGACGTCGCCGACGAGCTCAAGCGCGACGGCTTCACTGTCGAGATCGGCGAGAACCTCACGGGCGACGGGATGCGCCGCGCCTTCGATCGCCTGTACGGCAAGATCAAGCCGGGCTCGGTCGCCCTGATCTTTTTTTCCGGCTTCGGCGTGCAGTCGAGCCGGCAGAGCTACCTGATCCCGGTCGATGCGCAGATCTGGACCGAGGCGGATGTCCGCCGCGACGGCTTCAGCCTCGAGGCGGTCCTGGGCGAGATCAACAACCGTGGCGCCGGCGTCAAGATCGCGCTGATCGACGCCTCCAGGCGTAATCCGTTCGAGCGGCGCTTCCGCAGCTTCTCCGCAGGGCTTGCGCCCGTCATTGCACCCAACGGAACGCTGGTGATGTATTCGGCGGCGCTGTCGTCGGTGATCTCCGACAATGGCGGCGACCACAGCCTGTTCGTGCAGGAGCTGCTCAAGGAAATCCGCGTACCCGATCTGATGGCGGAAGAGACGCTCAACCGCACCCGGGTCGGCGTCACCCGCGCCTCGCGCAGCGAGCAGGTGCCGTGGATTTCCTCTTCGCTGGCGGAGGATTTCTCCTTCATCCCCGGTTCCGGCGGTTCCCGCCCGGGACCGACCGTCGCCAGCAACTCTCCGCAGGCTGACCCGCCGCGGCCCCCGGCGCCTCCGCAACCTCCGGCTCTGCCGCCCCAGACCGCGGCGACGCCTGCCAAGCCGCCGGCCGACGCGGCGCCGTCCAAGCCGCCGGCCGACGTCACGCAGCCGAAACCGCAGGTCGAGGCAGCCGTGCCGCCGGTCCAGCCGCCGCCGAGCAATAGCGGCAATGCCCCCACGCCTCCCGCCAGCGCGCCCGCGCTCGCGGATGATCCGACCATCAAGAGCCTGACCGCCAAGATCAGCGAAAATCCCGACGACGTCAGCGCGCTCTACCGACGCGGCCAGGTCTATGCCAGCAAGGGCGCGTATACCCTCGCGATGAAGGATTTCGACGACACGCTGCGGATCAACCCGCGCGACGTCGAGGCGCTCAACAACCGCTGCTGGGTCAGGACCGTGACCGGTGACCTGCAGGCGGCGCTGAAGGATTGCAACGAGGCGCTGCGGCTGCGGCCGAACTTCGTCGATGCGCTGGACAGCCGCGGCCTGGTCAACCTGAAGGCGGGCATGACCAAGAACGCCATCACTGATTTCGACGCGGCGCTGAAGATCAACCCGCGGCTGACCTCCTCCCTGTACGGACGCGGCCTTGCCAAGCAGCGCAACGGCTCGGTTTCCGAAGGCAATCTGGATATTGCCAACGCCAAGGCCATGGACCCGAATATCGTCCAGGAGTTCGAAAGTTACGGGGTCCGTTGA
- the oxlT gene encoding oxalate/formate MFS antiporter produces MTTTAVDTRRSVASTRWIQLVLGLIAMMSISSPQYVWTLFTKPFQDSIGVPLSAIQVTFTILIVLQTWLSPVQGYLIDRFGPRILIAVGCLLSGLGWVTSAYVNSLIGLYLTYGLFCGIGTGIVYIGIIGLMVRWFPDRRGLATGVVAAGYGFGAILTTFPIDTMMKDAGYQHTLLVFGIILGLIGAAAALAMRMPGEGDTLPAAPATAVQTGTPPDQMLRNRIFWLMFVMMTMMSTGGLMVISQFAAFSRDFGTSNVVVFGLAALPLALTVDRLTNGLTRPFFGWVSDRIGRENTMGIAFLLEAASVTMMVLFRENALAFVILSGVVFFGWGEIFSLFPSTLTDTFGEKYATTNYGFLYIAQGVGSILGGPLAALLREQTGSWMPVFAIIIAMDALTGLLALGVLKPMRHAYMAKPGR; encoded by the coding sequence ATGACAACAACGGCGGTGGATACGCGTCGGTCGGTGGCATCGACGCGCTGGATACAGCTTGTGCTCGGTTTGATCGCCATGATGTCGATCTCCAGCCCGCAATATGTCTGGACGCTGTTCACCAAGCCGTTCCAGGACTCGATCGGCGTTCCGCTCTCGGCGATCCAGGTCACCTTCACCATCCTAATCGTGCTGCAGACCTGGTTGTCGCCGGTACAGGGCTATCTCATCGACCGCTTCGGCCCGCGAATCCTGATCGCCGTCGGCTGCCTGCTGTCCGGTCTCGGCTGGGTCACCTCCGCTTACGTCAACAGTCTGATCGGCCTCTATCTCACCTATGGCCTGTTCTGCGGGATCGGAACCGGCATCGTCTATATCGGCATCATCGGGCTGATGGTGCGCTGGTTTCCGGATCGCCGCGGGCTTGCGACCGGCGTCGTCGCCGCCGGCTACGGCTTTGGCGCGATACTGACCACGTTCCCGATCGACACCATGATGAAGGACGCGGGCTATCAGCACACGCTGCTGGTGTTCGGCATCATCCTCGGGCTGATTGGAGCTGCGGCGGCGCTTGCCATGCGCATGCCGGGCGAGGGCGATACCTTGCCGGCCGCGCCGGCCACGGCCGTGCAGACCGGCACGCCGCCGGACCAGATGCTGCGCAACAGGATCTTCTGGCTGATGTTCGTCATGATGACCATGATGTCGACCGGCGGCCTCATGGTGATCTCGCAATTCGCGGCGTTCTCGCGCGACTTCGGCACCTCCAATGTCGTGGTGTTTGGTCTCGCCGCGCTGCCGCTCGCGCTCACGGTTGATCGGCTGACCAACGGACTGACGCGGCCGTTCTTCGGCTGGGTCTCGGACCGGATCGGCCGCGAGAACACCATGGGCATCGCGTTCCTGCTCGAGGCCGCTTCCGTCACGATGATGGTGCTGTTCCGCGAGAACGCGCTCGCCTTCGTCATCCTGTCGGGCGTGGTGTTCTTCGGCTGGGGCGAGATCTTCTCGCTGTTCCCTTCGACGCTGACCGATACCTTCGGCGAGAAATACGCCACCACCAATTACGGCTTTCTCTACATCGCGCAAGGCGTGGGATCGATCCTCGGCGGCCCGCTCGCCGCACTGTTGCGCGAGCAGACCGGAAGCTGGATGCCGGTGTTCGCGATCATCATCGCGATGGACGCGCTGACCGGGCTTCTTGCGCTTGGCGTGCTCAAGCCGATGCGGCACGCCTATATGGCCAAGCCCGGGCGCTGA
- a CDS encoding efflux RND transporter periplasmic adaptor subunit, with translation MNFSGYLKPAGGVAFFLAVAAGLWWLEHRPRPEEKDTSGQAQVVVTKSTNACFSDLVRVTGFIVPRREAVVGADQEGSRVTDLFVREGDTVTDNQEMARLSPPPQRPNAPVSLRAPAAGLVTEVKTIVGAPASPQAGPMFRIAINNEIELDAEVPAAHMLKLNPGATARVSRDNAPDLVGRVRVVSPQIDRTTQLGHVRISLTNNPSLKVGMFARANIDAKRSCGVAVPRTAIDHLTVQVVKGNTVETRRVRVGLVSDTNIEILEGLEVGEVVVADAGSSLHDGDQIKTVFADEIDRRVR, from the coding sequence ATGAACTTCTCCGGATACCTCAAGCCTGCGGGGGGCGTGGCGTTCTTCCTTGCCGTTGCGGCGGGCCTCTGGTGGCTCGAGCATCGCCCGCGCCCCGAGGAAAAGGATACGTCGGGCCAGGCCCAGGTGGTCGTCACCAAATCGACCAATGCCTGTTTTTCCGACCTGGTGCGGGTGACCGGCTTCATCGTGCCGCGCCGCGAGGCCGTGGTCGGGGCCGATCAGGAGGGCTCCCGGGTCACCGACCTGTTCGTCCGCGAAGGCGACACCGTCACCGACAACCAGGAAATGGCGCGGCTGAGCCCGCCACCACAGCGGCCCAACGCGCCGGTCTCGCTGCGCGCGCCCGCCGCTGGCCTCGTCACCGAGGTCAAGACCATCGTCGGAGCGCCCGCCTCGCCGCAGGCCGGACCGATGTTCCGGATCGCGATCAACAACGAAATCGAGCTCGACGCCGAGGTGCCGGCGGCGCACATGCTCAAGCTGAACCCCGGCGCGACGGCGCGCGTCAGCCGCGACAACGCGCCGGACCTGGTCGGCCGGGTCCGCGTGGTCTCGCCGCAGATCGACCGCACCACGCAGCTCGGCCATGTCAGGATCTCGCTGACCAACAATCCCTCGCTGAAGGTCGGCATGTTCGCCCGCGCCAATATCGACGCCAAGCGCTCTTGCGGCGTCGCGGTGCCGCGCACCGCGATCGACCATCTCACGGTGCAGGTGGTGAAGGGCAACACCGTCGAGACGCGACGGGTGCGGGTCGGGCTGGTGTCTGACACCAACATCGAAATCCTCGAAGGTCTGGAAGTCGGCGAAGTCGTCGTGGCCGACGCCGGCTCTTCGCTGCATGACGGCGACCAGATCAAGACGGTGTTCGCCGATGAAATCGATCGACGGGTACGCTGA
- a CDS encoding sugar phosphate isomerase/epimerase and 4-hydroxyphenylpyruvate domain-containing protein — translation MVTRAIATVSLSGTLEEKLRAIAAAKFDAVEIFENDLLAFDGRPRDVAALCRDLGLSICAYQPFRDFEGMPEPQRARNLVRAMRKFDLMRELGTDLLLVCSNVSPAALGGIDRAAADFRELGERAKARGLRVGFEALAWGRHVSDYRDAWEIVRRADHPNVGLVLDSFHTLAPRFPLSAIASIPGDRIFLVQLADAPQLELDVLSWSRHHRSFPGQGDLPVGDFMDALAATGYCGPLSLEIFNDAFRAGLASNVAIDGYRSLALLEDAHAPSSARVPPRTKTRGMGFVEFAVDRTHGEELTNLLSQLGFALTGRHRSKSVEHWSQGDIDLVVNYEQTGFARSHYVTHGSGVCAIAMKVDDPTAVMSRAETLKAALFRQPVGPDELEIPSIRGVGGSLLYFVRGDGENWNRDFEAVAAEPAANSLTAVDHISQSMPHGDMLSWALFYGGVLDLERLPQHEVADPVGLVQSQAFINSDASVRIVLNGSTATRTSSARFISEHLGSGVQHIAFTSSDIFATVARIRARGAALLDIPGNYYDDLEAKYDFAPGMASALRDNHILYDRDASGEFFQAYTRVFDERFFFEIVQRRSYSGFGAPNAAIRLAAQYREARPAALLRI, via the coding sequence ATGGTGACACGGGCGATCGCGACCGTCTCGCTCAGCGGAACTCTCGAAGAGAAGCTGCGCGCCATTGCCGCCGCCAAATTCGACGCGGTCGAGATTTTCGAGAACGACCTGCTGGCCTTCGACGGCCGGCCGCGCGACGTCGCCGCGCTCTGTCGCGATCTCGGGCTTTCGATCTGTGCGTACCAGCCGTTCCGCGACTTCGAGGGCATGCCCGAGCCGCAGCGCGCGCGCAATCTTGTGCGCGCGATGCGCAAATTCGACCTGATGCGCGAGCTGGGCACCGACCTTCTGCTGGTTTGCAGCAACGTCTCGCCGGCCGCGCTCGGCGGCATCGACCGCGCCGCCGCCGACTTTCGCGAGCTTGGCGAGCGCGCGAAAGCGCGCGGACTTCGGGTCGGCTTCGAGGCGCTCGCCTGGGGGAGGCACGTCAGCGATTATCGCGACGCCTGGGAAATCGTGCGGCGCGCCGACCATCCCAATGTCGGCCTTGTGCTCGACAGCTTCCACACCCTCGCGCCACGTTTCCCGCTCTCGGCGATCGCTTCGATTCCCGGCGATCGCATCTTCCTGGTTCAGCTTGCCGACGCGCCGCAGCTCGAGCTCGACGTGCTGTCCTGGAGCAGGCATCACCGCTCGTTCCCCGGGCAGGGCGACCTGCCGGTCGGCGATTTCATGGACGCACTTGCGGCGACCGGCTATTGCGGCCCGCTGTCGCTGGAAATCTTCAATGACGCGTTTCGCGCAGGGCTCGCCTCCAACGTCGCCATCGACGGCTACCGCTCGCTCGCGCTGCTGGAAGACGCCCACGCGCCATCATCGGCAAGGGTCCCGCCGCGCACGAAAACCCGCGGCATGGGTTTCGTGGAATTTGCCGTCGACCGCACGCACGGCGAAGAACTGACCAATCTTCTGTCGCAACTCGGCTTTGCGCTGACCGGCAGGCACCGCAGCAAGAGCGTCGAACATTGGTCGCAGGGCGATATCGATCTCGTGGTCAACTATGAGCAGACCGGCTTTGCCCGCTCCCATTACGTCACCCACGGCTCGGGCGTCTGCGCCATCGCCATGAAGGTCGACGATCCCACCGCCGTCATGTCGCGCGCCGAGACCTTGAAGGCCGCGCTGTTCCGACAGCCGGTCGGACCGGACGAACTGGAAATTCCCTCGATCCGCGGGGTCGGCGGCAGCCTGCTCTATTTCGTTCGCGGCGACGGCGAGAACTGGAACCGGGATTTCGAGGCTGTCGCAGCCGAGCCAGCGGCGAACTCGCTCACCGCCGTCGACCATATTTCGCAATCGATGCCGCATGGTGACATGCTGTCCTGGGCGCTGTTCTATGGCGGCGTTCTTGACCTTGAACGCCTGCCGCAGCACGAGGTTGCCGATCCCGTCGGGCTCGTTCAGAGCCAGGCCTTCATCAATTCGGATGCAAGCGTGCGCATCGTGCTCAATGGATCGACCGCGACGCGCACGTCATCGGCGCGCTTCATTTCCGAACATCTTGGCTCCGGCGTCCAGCATATCGCGTTCACCTCGAGCGACATCTTCGCGACGGTTGCACGCATCCGTGCTCGCGGCGCGGCGCTGCTCGACATCCCCGGCAACTACTATGACGATCTGGAGGCGAAATACGACTTCGCGCCGGGAATGGCCAGCGCCCTGCGGGACAATCACATCCTCTACGATCGCGACGCGAGCGGCGAATTCTTCCAGGCTTATACGCGCGTGTTCGACGAACGCTTCTTCTTCGAGATCGTTCAGCGCAGGAGCTATTCCGGCTTCGGCGCGCCCAACGCAGCCATCCGCCTTGCCGCGCAGTACCGCGAGGCGCGCCCCGCCGCGCTGTTGCGAATCTAG
- a CDS encoding efflux RND transporter permease subunit produces the protein MALNISAWSIRNPLPSVVFSIILLVLGWVSFTKLAVTRLPSADIPVISVAVSQFGAAPSELESQVTKTIEDGVSGVEGVRHISSSITDGLSVTTIQFALETNTDRALNDVKDAVTRVRANLPQNVNEPLIQRVDVIGLPIVTYAAISPGKTPEQLSYFVDDVVKRALQGVRGVAQVERIGGVEREILVSLDPDRLQAAGLTAVNVSQSLRGTNVDLAGGRAEIGKNDQAIRTLAGAKTLNDLAGTMIALFGGGEVRLDDLGTVTDTIADRRTFARFNGEPVVALGIKRSKGASDVVVAGLVQKRIDALKAAYPDVDLKLIDTSVDFTKGNYEAAISTLFEGAFLAVVIVLLFLRDIRATIIAAISLPLSIFPAFWMMDILGFSLNLVSFLAITLSTGILVDDAIVEIENIVRHMRMGKSPYRAALEAADEIGLAVIAISLTIIAIFAPASFMSGIAGQFFKQFGITVSVQVFFSLLAARFVTPMLAAYFMKDHPHDEPQPGRLLRAYTKLVTWSVHHHFITVLIGLAIFAASIWSIKLLPQGFLPAQDTARSLLAMELPPGSQLAQTEKVTEDIVARLRKRPEVKSIFVDGGRVPPGTQEVRRAALIINYTPKAERKITQRQLELEVSKELEDVPDIRYWFLDENGLRAISLVVTGADSNIVNNVASELATQMKRIPTISNVISEVSLDRPELRIRPRADFATRLGVSTESLSQTIRVATIGDVGPALAKFDAGDRLVPIRVQLEDAARSDLKTLEQLRVPLGEHGEKGGVPLSVIADIKLDQGPTSINRYDRERQATVAADLVGSAALGDATKKIYDLPVMKSLPKGVKVSPSGDAESLNELSEGFATAITAGLMMVYAVLVLLFGTFLQPITILFSLPLSIGGAIAALLLTGKQLTTPVWIGILMLMGIVTKNAIMLVEFAIESIRAGKPREEAMIDAGQKRARPIVMTTVAMVAGMMPSALAFGAGGEFRSPMALAVIGGLLFSTVLSLVFVPAMFMVMDDLGSLIWHLGRRLIVSSADHGDDQHKPPPAPPAQSASTIAPAAE, from the coding sequence ATGGCGCTCAATATTTCGGCATGGTCGATCCGCAACCCGCTCCCGTCGGTCGTCTTCTCGATCATCCTTCTGGTGCTGGGCTGGGTCTCCTTCACCAAGCTCGCGGTGACGCGGCTGCCCTCGGCCGACATCCCGGTGATCTCGGTTGCCGTCTCGCAGTTCGGCGCGGCGCCATCCGAGCTTGAATCCCAGGTCACCAAGACGATCGAAGACGGCGTCTCCGGCGTCGAGGGCGTAAGGCATATTTCCTCCTCGATCACCGACGGCCTGTCGGTGACCACGATCCAGTTCGCGCTGGAGACCAACACCGACCGCGCGCTCAATGACGTCAAGGACGCGGTCACCCGTGTGCGCGCCAACCTGCCGCAGAACGTCAACGAGCCGCTGATCCAGCGTGTCGACGTCATCGGCCTGCCGATCGTGACCTATGCGGCGATCTCGCCGGGCAAGACGCCCGAGCAGCTCTCTTATTTCGTCGACGACGTCGTCAAGCGCGCGCTGCAGGGCGTGCGCGGCGTGGCGCAGGTCGAGCGCATCGGCGGTGTCGAGCGCGAAATCCTGGTGTCGCTCGATCCCGATCGGCTGCAGGCCGCGGGGCTGACCGCCGTCAATGTCAGCCAGAGCCTGCGCGGCACCAATGTCGACCTCGCCGGCGGCCGCGCCGAGATCGGCAAGAACGACCAGGCGATCCGCACGCTGGCCGGCGCCAAGACGCTGAACGATCTCGCCGGCACCATGATCGCGCTGTTCGGCGGCGGCGAGGTTCGCCTCGACGACCTCGGCACCGTCACCGATACCATCGCCGACCGTCGCACCTTCGCCCGCTTCAACGGCGAGCCGGTGGTCGCGCTCGGCATCAAGCGCTCCAAGGGCGCCTCCGACGTGGTGGTGGCGGGCCTCGTGCAGAAGCGCATCGACGCGCTGAAGGCCGCCTATCCCGACGTCGACCTGAAGCTGATCGACACCTCGGTCGACTTCACCAAGGGCAACTACGAAGCCGCGATCTCGACCCTGTTCGAGGGCGCCTTCCTCGCCGTCGTCATCGTGCTTCTGTTCCTGCGCGACATCCGCGCCACCATCATCGCCGCGATCTCGCTGCCGCTGTCGATCTTCCCGGCGTTCTGGATGATGGACATCCTGGGATTCTCGCTCAACCTCGTCTCGTTCCTCGCGATCACCCTGTCGACCGGCATCCTGGTCGACGACGCCATCGTCGAGATCGAGAACATCGTCCGTCACATGCGGATGGGCAAGTCGCCCTACCGCGCCGCGCTTGAGGCGGCTGACGAGATCGGGCTTGCCGTGATCGCGATCTCGCTCACGATCATCGCGATCTTCGCGCCCGCGAGCTTCATGTCGGGCATCGCCGGGCAGTTCTTCAAGCAGTTCGGCATCACGGTTTCGGTGCAGGTGTTCTTCTCGTTGCTCGCCGCGCGCTTCGTCACGCCGATGCTCGCCGCCTATTTCATGAAGGATCATCCGCACGACGAGCCGCAGCCCGGCCGCCTGCTGAGGGCCTATACGAAGCTCGTCACCTGGTCGGTGCACCATCACTTCATCACGGTCCTGATCGGCCTCGCCATCTTTGCCGCCTCGATCTGGAGCATCAAGCTGTTGCCGCAGGGCTTCCTGCCGGCGCAGGACACCGCGCGCTCGCTGCTCGCGATGGAGCTGCCGCCGGGCTCGCAGCTCGCCCAGACCGAGAAGGTCACGGAGGATATCGTGGCGCGGCTGCGCAAGCGGCCGGAGGTGAAGAGCATATTCGTCGACGGCGGCCGCGTGCCGCCGGGAACGCAGGAGGTTCGCCGCGCCGCGCTGATCATCAACTACACGCCGAAGGCCGAACGCAAGATCACCCAGCGCCAGCTCGAGCTCGAGGTCAGCAAGGAGCTCGAGGACGTTCCCGACATCCGCTACTGGTTCCTTGACGAGAATGGCCTGCGCGCGATCTCGCTGGTCGTTACCGGCGCCGACAGCAACATCGTCAACAACGTCGCGAGCGAACTCGCGACCCAGATGAAGCGAATTCCGACCATCTCCAACGTGATCTCGGAGGTCTCGCTCGACCGGCCTGAGCTGCGCATCCGGCCGCGTGCCGATTTCGCGACCCGACTTGGCGTCTCCACCGAGAGCCTGTCGCAGACCATCCGCGTCGCCACCATCGGCGACGTCGGCCCCGCGCTCGCCAAGTTCGACGCCGGCGACCGCCTGGTGCCGATCCGGGTCCAGCTCGAGGACGCTGCGCGCAGCGACCTGAAGACGCTCGAGCAGTTGCGGGTGCCGCTCGGCGAGCACGGCGAGAAGGGCGGCGTGCCGCTCTCGGTCATCGCCGACATCAAGCTCGACCAGGGGCCGACCAGCATCAACCGCTACGACCGCGAGCGGCAGGCGACCGTCGCCGCCGATCTCGTCGGCTCGGCGGCGCTCGGCGACGCCACCAAGAAGATCTACGACTTGCCGGTCATGAAGAGCCTGCCGAAGGGCGTCAAGGTGAGCCCGTCGGGCGACGCCGAGAGCCTCAACGAATTGTCGGAAGGCTTTGCCACCGCGATCACCGCCGGCCTGATGATGGTCTATGCGGTGCTGGTGCTGCTGTTCGGCACGTTCCTGCAGCCGATCACCATCCTGTTCTCGCTGCCGCTGTCGATCGGTGGCGCCATCGCCGCGCTGCTGCTCACCGGCAAGCAGCTCACCACGCCGGTGTGGATCGGCATCCTGATGTTGATGGGCATCGTCACCAAGAACGCGATCATGCTGGTGGAATTCGCGATCGAATCCATCCGCGCCGGCAAGCCGCGCGAGGAAGCGATGATCGACGCCGGCCAGAAGCGGGCGCGGCCGATCGTGATGACCACGGTGGCGATGGTGGCCGGCATGATGCCGAGCGCGCTGGCGTTTGGCGCAGGCGGCGAGTTCCGCTCACCGATGGCGCTCGCCGTGATCGGCGGGCTCCTGTTCTCCACCGTCCTGTCGCTGGTGTTCGTGCCGGCGATGTTCATGGTGATGGACGATCTCGGCTCGCTGATCTGGCACCTCGGCCGAAGGTTGATCGTCTCGAGCGCCGACCATGGCGACGACCAGCACAAGCCGCCGCCGGCGCCGCCAGCCCAATCCGCATCGACGATCGCGCCGGCCGCCGAATAG
- a CDS encoding OmpA family protein, protein MSGTTLTAIVSIVMLGATLSFGMTRAVAADDVTEDQIIKALAPAKKPLTRGLSVGPQSDPAPSAAETQFVSSIRGRATRSLTTSEREEIATIAKAKPNIDLEITFDYNSANISQKSVRSVQALGRALTNPDLKGSTFIVAGHTDAAGSDNYNQDLSERRADAVKRYLVDNFHIASPDLVTVGYGKTKLKDPSQPMAEANRRVQVVNMENKATASK, encoded by the coding sequence ATGTCTGGGACAACTCTCACCGCGATTGTGTCGATCGTGATGCTCGGTGCGACCTTGTCGTTTGGCATGACCAGGGCCGTGGCCGCCGACGACGTCACCGAGGACCAGATCATCAAGGCGCTGGCGCCGGCCAAGAAGCCGCTGACCCGCGGGCTGTCGGTTGGACCGCAATCCGACCCCGCGCCGAGCGCCGCCGAGACCCAGTTCGTCAGCTCGATCCGCGGCCGCGCCACGCGCTCGCTGACGACGTCGGAGCGCGAGGAAATCGCCACCATCGCCAAGGCCAAGCCGAATATCGACCTGGAAATCACCTTCGACTACAACTCGGCCAATATCAGCCAGAAATCAGTTCGTTCGGTGCAGGCGCTGGGACGGGCGCTGACCAATCCCGACCTGAAAGGCTCGACGTTCATCGTCGCCGGCCATACCGATGCCGCCGGCAGCGACAACTACAACCAGGATCTGTCGGAGCGGCGCGCCGACGCAGTCAAGCGCTACCTGGTGGACAATTTCCACATCGCTTCGCCCGACCTCGTCACCGTCGGATATGGCAAAACCAAACTGAAGGATCCGAGCCAGCCGATGGCGGAGGCGAACCGCCGCGTGCAGGTGGTGAACATGGAAAACAAGGCGACCGCGTCCAAGTAA
- a CDS encoding N-acyl homoserine lactonase family protein — protein MGNAYEIYAIRYATMSPRTPHLNFLVPDPHETTAQDLDYFVWLIRGGGRDILVDTGFTAEEAARRARKLTLDPIEALERFGVAAGSIRDIVVTHLHYDHAGNLDRFPNARFHLQDREMSYATGRCMCNGVLRHPFSVEHVTQMVCHVYSERVTFHSGDGEVAPGVTLHRVGGHSDGLQVVRVETARGPVVLASDAAHYYANLHKKSPFPIVYNVGDMAQGWEIVERLAGHPDRFIPGHDPIVSEIYPRASDKVDAFALHLAPSRSFAK, from the coding sequence ATGGGAAACGCCTACGAAATCTATGCCATCCGCTACGCGACGATGTCGCCGCGGACGCCGCATCTGAACTTTCTGGTGCCCGATCCGCACGAGACCACGGCGCAGGATCTCGACTATTTCGTCTGGCTGATCCGCGGAGGCGGCCGCGACATCCTGGTCGACACCGGCTTCACCGCGGAGGAGGCGGCGAGGCGTGCGCGCAAGCTGACGCTTGACCCGATCGAGGCGCTGGAGCGCTTCGGCGTCGCTGCCGGCAGCATTCGCGATATCGTGGTCACGCATCTGCACTACGACCACGCCGGCAATCTCGACCGCTTCCCCAACGCGCGCTTTCACCTGCAGGATCGCGAGATGAGCTATGCGACCGGCCGCTGCATGTGCAATGGCGTGCTGCGCCATCCGTTCTCGGTCGAGCACGTCACCCAGATGGTGTGTCACGTCTATAGCGAGCGCGTCACCTTCCATTCCGGCGACGGCGAGGTCGCGCCCGGCGTTACCTTGCACCGGGTCGGCGGCCATTCCGATGGTTTGCAGGTGGTGCGGGTCGAGACGGCGCGGGGGCCCGTGGTGCTTGCGTCCGACGCGGCGCACTACTACGCGAACCTGCACAAGAAGAGCCCGTTCCCCATCGTCTACAATGTCGGCGACATGGCGCAGGGCTGGGAGATCGTCGAGCGGCTCGCCGGCCATCCCGACCGCTTCATCCCCGGCCACGACCCGATCGTGAGCGAGATCTATCCGCGCGCGAGCGACAAGGTCGATGCCTTCGCGCTGCATCTGGCGCCGTCGCGCTCGTTCGCGAAATAA
- a CDS encoding Crp/Fnr family transcriptional regulator, whose product MSKQAEFAVILKMNAMFADLGADELQRIANLCHTQHLAAGEVLFQKGDAGDALFGIRRGQIRIETGAADGSRLTLNFMGPGDLFGEVAVLDGQNRTADASAAEATELFVLRREDFLAFLEREPKVAIRIIMLLCQRIRWQSERMEESVLQPLPIRLARRLCALAADFGSEVHISQEQLGVFVGAARESVNRQLQTWRRDGILDLQRGRILLQNLNRLTAIARNE is encoded by the coding sequence ATGAGCAAGCAGGCCGAATTTGCGGTCATTTTGAAGATGAATGCGATGTTCGCGGATCTCGGCGCGGACGAATTGCAGCGGATCGCGAACCTTTGCCACACCCAGCATCTCGCGGCCGGCGAGGTGCTGTTCCAGAAAGGCGACGCCGGCGATGCCCTGTTCGGCATTCGCCGCGGCCAGATCCGGATCGAGACCGGTGCCGCCGACGGCAGCCGTCTGACGCTGAATTTCATGGGGCCGGGCGATCTGTTCGGCGAGGTCGCCGTCCTCGACGGACAGAACCGCACCGCGGACGCGAGTGCGGCCGAAGCGACCGAACTGTTCGTGCTGCGGCGCGAGGATTTCCTGGCTTTCCTCGAGCGCGAGCCCAAGGTCGCGATCAGGATCATCATGCTGCTGTGCCAGCGTATCCGCTGGCAGAGCGAGCGGATGGAGGAATCGGTTCTGCAGCCGCTGCCGATCCGCCTGGCGCGACGGCTCTGTGCGCTCGCGGCCGATTTCGGCTCGGAGGTGCATATCTCGCAGGAGCAGCTCGGCGTGTTCGTTGGCGCCGCGCGCGAAAGCGTCAACCGTCAGCTCCAGACCTGGCGCAGGGACGGCATTCTGGACCTGCAGCGCGGCCGCATCCTGCTGCAGAACCTGAACCGGCTGACCGCAATCGCCCGCAACGAATAG